The Leptospira paudalimensis region TATATGAAAAATCAATTTCAAAAATTAAAGATGCAGATACCAAAGAAATTTGGCGAAAAGATTGCCGTGCATATGTAATTGATAGTGCTGCTACGGCTCAGTCTTGCTTGTATCGAATCCAATATTTCGATTGATTCGATTGATTCGATTGGTTAGAAAATCATTTAACGGTGGTTAAAATTTTTTCGACCGCCTCCAAAATCCTTTGGATGGTGGTCGGATCTCCATAACCACCGGCGGTTGTGACAATGACCATATCGAAACTAGGAAAGGCGAAAATAAGTTGCCCCCCATTCCCAAGTGCAACTGACCACGGAATTTTTTTCTCTGCCAAAATGGTTTCTCCAAGCCACCATTGGTATCCGTAGAATAGGGGATTTCCATCCTTACGGAATATTTTGACCTGGGAATTGATTTGTTTTTTGAAAGAATCATTTAACCATTGTTTTGAGATAATTTGTTTTCCTTTCCAATTCCCTCCATTTAAGACCAACCTTCCTAATTTTAACATATCCCTTGGTTTTAACCTAAGGCCTGCATGGGCAAGTGCCCTTCCATTTCTGTCCTCAACCCATTCGAAGTTGTGGATCTCTAAAGGATTGAATAACCATTCTTTCGCTAATTCTTTTAAGGATTTGTTTGTTTTTTTTGTCAGGATATCAGAAATAACAGACGTTCCTCCTCCATTATAATTGAAGTTAGTTCCTGGTGTATGGATCAAATCCCTGTCAAAAAAGAATTGGGGTAAGTCTTTTTTCCAAAGAAGTCGTGTTTCATCGCTGAATAAAAATCCATACCTCCATTCTTCCCAATCAAGGCCACTACTCATCGTTAGAAGGTGTTTCCACGAAATGTTTTGTTTGGGATCGTTTTTTGGAATTTGTAAATCTGGATAGTATGAAAGGACTGAAACATCCACTCCATCGATTATTTTTTTATCGATAGCAATGCCAAAAAGCAGAGAAACAACGGATTTGCTAACAGACCTTACATCATGTAATGTATTTGCATCAAACTGAGTTTCCCCGTCAAATGGGAACCTGGTTCCATAGCGTTTGTTAAATGGATGATCTGGTCTTGTATTGTATACTTCAGTTACGATTTTCCCATGCCTTTCGATGAGAAACGAATGGAATTCACTTTCTTCGGAAGCAATTTCATTTACATACCCGCATAATTGATTTTGATCAAATTCTGTTTCTATGTTCGTTAGGATTTGCCACTCCCGATCTAAAATGGGTTTCGGACAAATTTGACTCTTCGGTGGTTCCGAATGAATGTTAGGGTTAGTGAAAGTAAGTGCGAAGAGAATGATTTGGAAGGTAGATTTTTTGAACTTCATTTGGAATGCCGATGACTACATTAGAAAAAGCTTAAACAAACAATTGTCGTTCGGAAATCAAAAAAATAGAATCATTTTAAAAAAAGGAATATCATAAAATTTTCATGAAGGTGTTGACTTGGTTGGAAAACTGCTTAACAATACGGCAGAGGTTTTTCTATGAAAAAAATTCTAAGCTTATTCGTTTGTCTAACTTTCCTTGTGACAAGTTCCGTATTTGCCCATGACCATGATGGCAAAGGAAAACATCCAATGGCAGGTGAACATTTTAAAAAGATGGACACGAATGACGATAAAAAAGTGTCAAAGGAAGAATGGCAAAAATTCCATGATGGTTTTTTCCAAGAATTGGACAAAGATGGTGACGGTTCTGTTTCTTTAGAAGAATTAAAAGAGAAACGTATGGACCAAAAAGAGAAAATGAAGGATAAAGCCAAAGAAAAGAAAAAACAAGTGAAAGAAAAAGACCAAACCAAAGATTCAGAGTGATTTAAGCCTTTTACGTGGAGGATCGTTTATTTGTTACCTATGGAATTTTCCAAAGGGGAAACAATGAGTCAAACGGTTCTCCATTGGAATGAAAGCCAAATATCCGTTATTCTGGAGTTTTGGAATTCGAAACGATTCGTATTTGCAAAAAGAAACCAATTTGTTCCCTTTCATTCATTTTTTTTGAAACCTTTCTTTGGATTGACCTTCTTACAATTTAAGAGTGTGATACAAGCAGTCAAAACGAATGAAAGTCAAAAAAGCGAAAGCAAAACAGAAACCTTCTCCTAAAAAACAAAAACCAACATCCAAAAAACTTTCGAATCAAAAATCTATTTCTACTTCGCATGTGAATTCGAAAAAAAATAGAACCAATCCTCCGCCCATTTCTGAAACAAAATCTGCAAGTGAGGAAAACCTTCATCCCATGAAAGAACTGATTGATTCGGTTCATGAATATTCCATCGGCCATGAAATTGCTAATGCAGTGACTCATGGAATTGGAGGGGGCTTAAGCATTGCTGGTCTTTCTTTGTTATTAACCATGGCAGTATTATATGGAGATATTTGGCATGTCGTAAGTTCTGCCATTTATGGAGCAACGCTGATCATTTTATACTTAGCTTCTACTCTTTATCATGGTATCTACCATACTGCTACAAAAAAAATATTTAAAGTGATCGATCACGCATCCATTTATTTGTTAATCGCTGGTACTTATACTCCATTTACGCTTGTTAGTTTACGTGAAAATTCTGAATGGGGATGGGTATTATTTGGTGTGATTTGGATCCTTGCACTCATTGGGGTTATTTTATTATTATTGTTCCCTGGAAAGTATAGTGGCCTTCGTGTAGCAGTTTATATCATCATGGGTTGGCTTGCAATTTTTGTGATGAAAGACATCCGAGCTGCCATTGGAGTTGGTGGTATGTCTTGGTTAGTCGCCGGCGGACTAAGTTATACGTTTGGTGTGATTTTTTATCTTTGGGACCGTCTTCCAATGAATCATGCGATATGGCATCTCTTCGTTCTTTCTGGGAGCGTTTGTCATTTTTTTGCGATTTTATTTTATGTGATTCCAACAGTACCAAAATAAAAAATTGGTTTGTCAAAATATTTTGGAAACATAGAATTTCCCTTCTTCTCTGCCATACGGTGGAAAAGTAGGAGAATATATGAGAACATTGGTCACGTTTAGTTTTGCCTTGATGGTTTTGTTTTCATCAACGGCAATCTTCGCGGAGGATTGTTTTTTGTGTGGGAATGGAAGCACAAATGGTTGCCAACAATGCCGGGGAAAAGACCGCAAGACTTGTGAAGCCAAAGGATGTAAAATCTCAGGAACAGCTTCTTGTTCGACTGCCGCAAATGTGAAGGTGTGTAAATCAGAGCGAGTGTATACTGATTTGACATTCGGTGGAAATAAAAAACAGGTAAACCATTCACAAATAAAGATCAATTGATTTGGTTGTAATCCTACCTAAATTGAATTAGGTGGGATTACTAAATTCAGTTCAACCTTTTGTAACATCAATCACAACATTTCCCTTTTTATGGCCAGCTTCTACATAGTGGTGGGCTAATACCATTTCTTCTAAAGGATAATGCCTATCAATGTAGGTTTTGTATTTGCCAAGATTGGCAAGGGAAACAAGGAAATTCAAATTTTCTAATGTTTCTTTAATGGGACCAAAGTGAATTTTTTTTCTCTTAAAAAGAGATAAATAAAATGCATCCCACATTTGACGAAATGTAGCACCTACTAAAACTAAATTACCACCTCCCTTTAAATGTTTTAAATTTTTATCAATGGTTGTTTTACCAACACATTCAAATACGATATCATATTTGTTAGTATCAGGTAGAGAATAAAATTGATCATAATCAATGGATTCGTCAGCACCTAATGATTTTACAAGTGGTATATTTTCTTTACTGCAAACCGTCGTAACAATTGCACCGAAATGTTTTGCAATTTGAATTGCAGATGTTCCCACAGAACTTGACGCTCCGTAGATAAGGATTGTCTGTTTGGTATGAACCTTACATTTTTGAAGGAAATCAATGGCAGTGAGACCACCGAAGGAAAGAGTTGCTCCTTCTGCAAAACTGATTCCAGATGTAAATTTTGTGATCGTGGATTTTTCAGATACACAAATATATTCAGCATACGTTCCCATCTTCATTCCCGGTGAACCGAGTACCTTGTCTCCAACCTGAAATTTTGTAACCTTCTTGCCAACGGCTTCAACGATTCCCGAAAAACTTATGCCTAATACAACAGATCTAGGTTTGAAGATTCCGAAAAACAAACGCACTACTTTTGGATCCGGTTTTCGGAGTCTCCAGTCAGCAGAATTGACCGAGGTATTCACAATCCGGATCAATATTTGATCATCTTCTGGTATTGGGATTTCCCATTCTTCTAATTTTAATACTTCAGGTGGTCCATACTTTCTATTTGTGATGACTCTCAATGGGAAAACTCCTTCCTATGAAATTAACTTACAGTGTAAGTCTGTCAAGAAAATATATTTCCAATGAAAGGATGAAAATTTTAATAAGTAGTGGATTTTATGATAAATGTAGATTAAAATTTATTCTAGTAACTGAAATGAAAAAGGGAGATTAGTGGTTTGGCTTTCCAAAAAAAGATTCAAAAACCGAAGAAGTCACTTTCGAAAGAAATTTTGATTGAGACATCAATCTCTTTTGCTGACAAAAAAGGGATCAATTCCCTATCCATGAGAAATTTGGCAAATCTGTTAGGTGTTGAAGCCATGTCTTTGTACAATCATATTCAAAATAAAGATGAGTTGTTAGACGGGATGGTTGAGGATTGTGTAAAAAAAATCGCCTATCCAAAGATAGGTGGTTATTGGCGAAAAGAGATGAAAAAACGTGCAAAATCTGTACGAAAAATCCTCCTTTTACATCCATGGTTGACTATGTTACTTGTTTCAAGAGTGAATGTTGGAGAAAATTTACTCCAATATTTTAATGATACTTTAGGTTGTTTGGTGAAAGCAGGATTTTCCTATAAACAAGCAGACCAAATGATCAATGCCATTGATGCACATATTTATGGATTTACACTACAGGAATTGAATTTTCCATTTAAAACTGAAGAGTATTCGCAAAAAGCGAGTGAATACTTACCAATGATCCCAAAGGATCAATTGCCATACTTTTACCAACTAACAAAAGATGTGGCAACTAAGAAATATAATGGAAAACATGATTTTGAATTTGGGTTGGACTTAATCCTGGATGGATTCAATCCAAATCCCAAATCTTAATTAATCTTAAATAGCAAATACAGTTTGAAAGGTGAAAAAACTTGCATTTGGTTTGAAATCATATCTATGGTATGGGTCAGCCTGGTAAGGATTGTTTTTTTGGTTTCGAATCGCGTCTCCAGCATAAAGTGAACTTGCTCCAAACCAAAAGGATACGTTTTCAAATGGTGTAATGATATAAATCAAATTGATTTCAGTAGCAACATGTTTTCCCAGTTTTGGGCGATTCGGATTGTATGCTTCTGTGTTATAAAAATCTTCCGTTGATGCGGTTTCACCCGTTGCCTTACTTCCTGCCACATAGTTATTGTTTTCATAATAACCATCTTGTAATTTTGTTTTGTAATACCAGTGAGGGTTGATGATAAATGTTCCCCATGTTGGTGATTCGTATTTGATATGAATGGAATAATCTTTGATATTTTGCCAAAACACTAAACCAGAATTTCCATTTCCTGCAAAAGGAATGGCTCCTCCCGCCATCCTTCTTGTGGCAAATAAAGGGTTGTATGTAGCAACGCTTCCATCATTTCGATTCGGATCACCAGATGCTTGCACATACTGAATACCAATTCTAAATTCTTTTACCGGAGTATAACCTAACTGAGCTGCTACGATATTTGCCTTATAACGTACTGGATCAGAAAAAGGAGGAGGGGCACCCGTTGTTTTATTGGTTTTTAAAGCACCATTTTGATTGATCCAATCGGGGGATACTCTTTCTCCATTAAAACCTGTTTGCCAAGCCGCTTCCACCATCCAATCAATCCCAGTTTCTTTTGGTAATGAATTACTTTTTGTACGATTCGTTAATCGAAATCCTGTAGTATTCAATTGGTCTGGATCGCGGTAATAAATCTCAGATCCATAGGGAGTAGTATTGGTTGCCTTTAATCTTTGTTTGTATAATGTAAAATTATATACTTCTATACCCAACCATTCCCAAGGTTTGACACCATAATGTACGCCATAATAAGATGCATTCCCAGGGCCGTTTAACCTAGTTGAATTATTGGAAACCATACTGTTTGCATTGTTTTCGGAACTGACGATGGCTCCAAACACATCTAACGTTTGTTTTTGGACGGTAAGAGTTGTTCTTACAGCATCAAACGAGTTACCATTCAAACTATCATTCCGTGCACCAAGGATCCTACCATCACCGAAGTCTAAAATTTGACGTCCGGTTCTCACACGAAACATTTGGTTTGTGGTTTTAAGGTCTAAAAATGCTTCTCTAAATCCAGTATAATTGTTTAAAGCAACTTCTCTCTGTCTACTTGTATCAATTGTTGTTCCCACATTTGAAATCACACCAAGTTTTTGGTCCGCAGTACCAGTTGTAATTTCACCTCCCCATAACCTTACGTCTTGGAAGGTGAGTTTAAAGGTAATGTTAGGTGATACGTCTCCTACCAAATAAAATTGAGTTTGGTTTGTCACCGTGTTTCTGTTATCCGCCGTAGAACGATCGAAATCGGTATTATACAAGGAATCTGCTTTGGGACGTAAACCAAATCCCACACGGAAACGATCTGCAAACCATAAACTTTTGTTTTCTTGGATGGCTTTTTTTTGTTTGTTTGTGATTTGAAAACTTCGGAAATACTCACCGGAAAGATTTCCTTTCATGGGACTTACATACTCAGCTGGTTCTTCAGGCAGAGCTTGTGTTTCTTTTGTTGGTTCCTGAAGAGGGGATACCTGTGGCGGAGTGGGTGGCGGATTCTGTGGTTCAGGTGTTTCCTTTTTAACAGGTGTAATGAACTGTGCCTCAATTTCTCCTGGTCCAAAAAAGAGAGTGATACTGATGAATAGTCCAATGATTAGTTTATAAAATTGCGTGTACATTTGGTACTCCCGTGATTTTTGCCAGTGAACATGAGACCTAACCTGTTTCCTATCCATAAATTTCCAGATGCGTAGGACACCTAATTTAAAGGATGATTTTTGTACAGTTTATTGAAGATTTTGGATACTATTTTTTTAGTCTGGATAAGAGACATACTAATGTTTGAAAATTAAGCAGAGGGAGGAAAGGATCGTAAAACCACTAATATTTGGTTTACTCCACTTTTGTTCCCAAAAATCATTCTCTTAGTTGTTTTTTATGCCAACGTCTTATTCTTCCTATTTTTATCCTTTGCTCAAAAAACATACAACCAACTCAGAACTGAAGTGGTTGGACTCGATTCCGAAAGACAATCCGAATTCACTCATGACTGCCTTTGTCAAAGCACCAAGGTTTCTTTCAAAAACCCTCATCCAAGAAGAGTCAGAAGTTCAAAATTTAATTCCAAATCTGCCAGGATTTCAAGTGGATCAATGGAATTTGGTTCGTTTAAGCCGTGTTTGGTTCCTCGGTTTTCTAGTAACACTTCCAAAAGTAGAATTGATCGAAAAAATTGAAACGTTGTTTGATACCGCGGAATTAAATGAATTGGTTGCCTTGTTTTCTTCCTTACCGATTCTTCCTTACCCACAAGTTTGGTTACCGAGAGCAACGGATGCAGTTCGATCCAACATGGGATTTGTTTTTGATGCGATTGCTTTGCATAATCCTTTCCCTTACCGAGAGTTTCCTGAGTTAGCTTGGAACCAATTGGTTTTAAAAACAATCTTCAATGAAAAACCAATCCAAATGATTTATGGATTGTCAGAAAGAAAAAACCAAAACCTCTCAATGAGTTTAGTGAGTTATGTAAAAGAGAGGTGGTCAGCAGGAAGAGATGTCCTTCCTGATGTTTGGCAATTAATGGTTCCTTATCTTTCAGAAGGAGAACTCTACCTAGTCGAAACTTTATTCAAATCACAAAGAAAGGAAGATGTGATTGCAGCTAGTTTAATTTGTTCACAATCAGAATTGAACTCATACCAATTATTAGGAACAAAACATCCAAAATTCCTCGAAGAAATCAAAAATGGGAAATGGGATTGGTCTAAATTAGGAAACAATCATTAATTTTTTATGTGTGAAAAACAATCAGATCAAACAACAAATCCTTCCCATTTTGAGAATCCAAACATTACAAATGACACTCCTACGCACATGGATTTGCAATGGGATGAATATAAAGATAAAATCCAAGGATTCAAATTTTTTGACCCTCATATTCATATGGTTTCTCGGACAACTGATGATTACCAAAATATGGCACAAGCTGGAATTGTGGCTGTCATCGAACCTGCTTTTTGGGTAGGGCAACCTCGCACAGGTCTCTCAAGTTTTAAAGACTATTACAGTAGTTTAGTTGGTTGGGAACGGTTTCGTTCTTCTCAATTTGGAATCAAACATTATTGTACCATTGGTCTTAATTCGAGAGAAGCAAATAACGAACGATTGGCGGAAGAAGTCATGGAGATTTTACCACTTTATATTTATAAAGAAGGAGTGGTTGGGGTTGGTGAAATCGGATTTGATGACCAAACAGAGTTAGAAGAAAAATACTATCGTTTACAGTTAGAATTAGCTAAAGAAGCCAAATTACCTGTGCAAATCCATACACCACATAGAGATAAAAAAAGAGGTACTGAAAGGAGTATGTCGATCGCCATAGAACATGGATTAGATCCTTCTTGGGTCATTGTGGATCATAATAATG contains the following coding sequences:
- a CDS encoding serine hydrolase domain-containing protein; this encodes MKFKKSTFQIILFALTFTNPNIHSEPPKSQICPKPILDREWQILTNIETEFDQNQLCGYVNEIASEESEFHSFLIERHGKIVTEVYNTRPDHPFNKRYGTRFPFDGETQFDANTLHDVRSVSKSVVSLLFGIAIDKKIIDGVDVSVLSYYPDLQIPKNDPKQNISWKHLLTMSSGLDWEEWRYGFLFSDETRLLWKKDLPQFFFDRDLIHTPGTNFNYNGGGTSVISDILTKKTNKSLKELAKEWLFNPLEIHNFEWVEDRNGRALAHAGLRLKPRDMLKLGRLVLNGGNWKGKQIISKQWLNDSFKKQINSQVKIFRKDGNPLFYGYQWWLGETILAEKKIPWSVALGNGGQLIFAFPSFDMVIVTTAGGYGDPTTIQRILEAVEKILTTVK
- a CDS encoding EF-hand domain-containing protein; translated protein: MKKILSLFVCLTFLVTSSVFAHDHDGKGKHPMAGEHFKKMDTNDDKKVSKEEWQKFHDGFFQELDKDGDGSVSLEELKEKRMDQKEKMKDKAKEKKKQVKEKDQTKDSE
- the trhA gene encoding PAQR family membrane homeostasis protein TrhA: MKELIDSVHEYSIGHEIANAVTHGIGGGLSIAGLSLLLTMAVLYGDIWHVVSSAIYGATLIILYLASTLYHGIYHTATKKIFKVIDHASIYLLIAGTYTPFTLVSLRENSEWGWVLFGVIWILALIGVILLLLFPGKYSGLRVAVYIIMGWLAIFVMKDIRAAIGVGGMSWLVAGGLSYTFGVIFYLWDRLPMNHAIWHLFVLSGSVCHFFAILFYVIPTVPK
- a CDS encoding NAD(P)-dependent alcohol dehydrogenase, which produces MRVITNRKYGPPEVLKLEEWEIPIPEDDQILIRIVNTSVNSADWRLRKPDPKVVRLFFGIFKPRSVVLGISFSGIVEAVGKKVTKFQVGDKVLGSPGMKMGTYAEYICVSEKSTITKFTSGISFAEGATLSFGGLTAIDFLQKCKVHTKQTILIYGASSSVGTSAIQIAKHFGAIVTTVCSKENIPLVKSLGADESIDYDQFYSLPDTNKYDIVFECVGKTTIDKNLKHLKGGGNLVLVGATFRQMWDAFYLSLFKRKKIHFGPIKETLENLNFLVSLANLGKYKTYIDRHYPLEEMVLAHHYVEAGHKKGNVVIDVTKG
- a CDS encoding TetR/AcrR family transcriptional regulator C-terminal domain-containing protein, producing MAFQKKIQKPKKSLSKEILIETSISFADKKGINSLSMRNLANLLGVEAMSLYNHIQNKDELLDGMVEDCVKKIAYPKIGGYWRKEMKKRAKSVRKILLLHPWLTMLLVSRVNVGENLLQYFNDTLGCLVKAGFSYKQADQMINAIDAHIYGFTLQELNFPFKTEEYSQKASEYLPMIPKDQLPYFYQLTKDVATKKYNGKHDFEFGLDLILDGFNPNPKS
- a CDS encoding alginate export family protein translates to MYTQFYKLIIGLFISITLFFGPGEIEAQFITPVKKETPEPQNPPPTPPQVSPLQEPTKETQALPEEPAEYVSPMKGNLSGEYFRSFQITNKQKKAIQENKSLWFADRFRVGFGLRPKADSLYNTDFDRSTADNRNTVTNQTQFYLVGDVSPNITFKLTFQDVRLWGGEITTGTADQKLGVISNVGTTIDTSRQREVALNNYTGFREAFLDLKTTNQMFRVRTGRQILDFGDGRILGARNDSLNGNSFDAVRTTLTVQKQTLDVFGAIVSSENNANSMVSNNSTRLNGPGNASYYGVHYGVKPWEWLGIEVYNFTLYKQRLKATNTTPYGSEIYYRDPDQLNTTGFRLTNRTKSNSLPKETGIDWMVEAAWQTGFNGERVSPDWINQNGALKTNKTTGAPPPFSDPVRYKANIVAAQLGYTPVKEFRIGIQYVQASGDPNRNDGSVATYNPLFATRRMAGGAIPFAGNGNSGLVFWQNIKDYSIHIKYESPTWGTFIINPHWYYKTKLQDGYYENNNYVAGSKATGETASTEDFYNTEAYNPNRPKLGKHVATEINLIYIITPFENVSFWFGASSLYAGDAIRNQKNNPYQADPYHRYDFKPNASFFTFQTVFAI
- a CDS encoding EboA domain-containing protein; the encoded protein is MPTSYSSYFYPLLKKHTTNSELKWLDSIPKDNPNSLMTAFVKAPRFLSKTLIQEESEVQNLIPNLPGFQVDQWNLVRLSRVWFLGFLVTLPKVELIEKIETLFDTAELNELVALFSSLPILPYPQVWLPRATDAVRSNMGFVFDAIALHNPFPYREFPELAWNQLVLKTIFNEKPIQMIYGLSERKNQNLSMSLVSYVKERWSAGRDVLPDVWQLMVPYLSEGELYLVETLFKSQRKEDVIAASLICSQSELNSYQLLGTKHPKFLEEIKNGKWDWSKLGNNH
- a CDS encoding TatD family hydrolase encodes the protein MCEKQSDQTTNPSHFENPNITNDTPTHMDLQWDEYKDKIQGFKFFDPHIHMVSRTTDDYQNMAQAGIVAVIEPAFWVGQPRTGLSSFKDYYSSLVGWERFRSSQFGIKHYCTIGLNSREANNERLAEEVMEILPLYIYKEGVVGVGEIGFDDQTELEEKYYRLQLELAKEAKLPVQIHTPHRDKKRGTERSMSIAIEHGLDPSWVIVDHNNEETVKSVLDQGFYAAFTIYPFTKMGNKRMVSIVEQYGAERIMINSSADWGISDPLAIPKTAALMVSRGIPNDDIRKVTYENAIEAFSKSGQIQVSDFESSTPSDPNEKFHGNSVLRGGQLPKWNQNSLYID